One genomic window of Brienomyrus brachyistius isolate T26 chromosome 16, BBRACH_0.4, whole genome shotgun sequence includes the following:
- the LOC125709809 gene encoding calsequestrin-2-like, producing MGTMKALCLFLLACFYLASFSDAEEGLEFPSFDGKDRVIDISEKNYKKALKKYDMLCLLYHEPLTSSKELQKQYQMTELVLELTAQVLEDKDIGFGMVDSQKDAKVAKKLGLEEEGSIYVFKEDRVIEFDGQLAADILVEFLLDLLEDPVELISNSMELRAFDNLEEDIRLIGYFKNEESEHFTAFLEAAKHFQPYVKFFGTFEKAVAKQLTLKMNEVDFYEPFMEEPVTIPGKPVSEEEIVDFVNKHRRPTLRKLRAEDMFETWEDDMDGIHIVAFAEEEDPDGFEFLEILKEVARDNTNNPDLSIVWIDPDDFPLLITYWEKTFKVDLFKPQIGVVNVTDADSIWLNMPDDEDLATAEELEDWIEDVLSGKVNTEDDDDDDDGDDDDNDDDDDNDDDDDNEDDDDDDEDEEDDEDDEDNDDD from the exons ATGGGAACCATGAAGGCCCTCTGCCTTTTCCTGCTGGCCTGCTTCTACCTGGCCTCCTTTAGTGACGCCGAGGAAGGACTGGAGTTCCCCAGCTTCGACGGCAAGGATAGGGTGATCGACATCAGCGAGAAGAACTACAAGAAGGCactgaagaagtatgacatgcTGTGCCTACTCTACCATGAGCCTCTGACCTCCAGCAAGGAGCTTCAGAAGCAGTACCAGATGACAGAACTAGTGTTGGAG CTGACTGCCCAGGTGCTGGAGGACAAGGACATTGGCTTCGGAATGGTAGACTCTCAGAAGGACGCCAAGGTGGCCAAGAAACTGG GACTTGAGGAAGAGGGCAGCATCTACGTCTTCAAGGAAGACCGTGTCATCGAATTCGATGGCCAGCTGGCTGCCGACATCCTGGTGGAGTTCCTGCTGGAT CTACTGGAGGATCCTGTGGAACTTATCAGTAACTCTATGGAGCTGCGTGCCTTTGACAACTTGGAGGAGGACATCCGGCTCATTGGTTACTTTAAAAATGAGGAATCGGAGC ACTTCACTGCTTTCCTGGAGGCCGCAAAGCATTTCCAGCCCTACGTCAAGTTCTTCGGCACGTTTGAGAAAGCC GTGGCCAAACAGCTGACTCTGAAGATGAATGAAGTGGACTTCTACGAGCCGTTCATGGAAGAACCCGTGACCATTCCAGGAAAGCCAGTTTCAGAGGAGGAGATTGTAGACTTTGTCAATAAACATAGACG GCCTACACTGAGAAAACTGCGTGCTGAGGACATGTTTGAGACCTGG GAAGATGACATGGACGGGATTCACATTGTCGCTTTTGCAGAAGAGGAGGATCCCG ATGGCTTTGAGTTCCTTGAAATCCTGAAGGAAGTGGCCAGAGATAATACAAACAACCCTGACTTGAGCATTGTGTGGATTGACCCAGACGACTTTCCCTTG CTGATTACCTACTGGGAGAAAACCTTCAAAGTGGACCTGTTTAAGCCTCAGATTGGCGTGGTCAACGTGACAGAT GCGGATAGCATTTGGCTAAATATGCCTGATGATGAAGATCTGGCTACAGCAGAGGAGCTGGAAGACTGGATTGAAGATGTACTGTCTGGAAAGGTCAACACTGAAGACGACGACGATGACGACGACGGTGATGATGACGATAATGACGATGATGACGACAATGACGACGACGATGATaacgaagatgatgatgatgacgatgaagatgaggaagatgatgaagatgatgaggaCAATGATGATGATTAG